The nucleotide window taaattatattgttgcatttactttcatttttatttttatcggAAAGTGTTTCCAGTGTTATGTTTTGGCATTTGTTTATGtatgaattttattttattcattaatttacaTACCATTCAATAAAAGTAATACTGTTCGTGTGTGATGTTTATTGATGCATCTTTGTTGTGCGAGTCTTGTCAACACAAAATGTCGGAATTCAAAGTCCCTCCTGAAGTGGATCCAGTAAATGCTTCCAGGTTGAAGCTCCATCCACTAAATATGTTACAGGTCAAATATTCTCTTCTGCAGTTTGAGTATTTTGGGCGTTTCCGTAAATGCCCTCCAGAGGTCTCAGGAACAAAGAGGTAGGGAAAGTAGTGTGTATGAGACCACTGCCTCCAGCTGCTATCTGCTTAGCATCTCGCCATTTGTGTTTTGCAGCCCAAGCTActctcattttttctttctttctttaatttagTCCACGGTTTATGCTCTTTAAAGTGTGGATTGTAAATGTAAGAGTGCCATGTGGCTCCCTGTCGCTACAATTATCAGTTGATGGTATTGaactaaaagaaaatgcagtagAGTATATGAATGATCATTTGGACCTGGTCCATAAAATGTTGCTGTCAGAATATTAACCGTCAAACTCTTTTCTCCTGACAGAGATTGATGCTGGTCCTGGTGTTGCTGTGAatcctgctgttgctgctgttgctgtgaaTCGTGGCgttgctgctggtgctgctgctggtgtttttttACTTGCTATCGTCCTACTTTGTGTCTtggcaaatttaaaaaaaacttttccaggtatttttacattcacatttacattcacaCTATACAAATATGAATTGTCCTAATCTGGCACTGTATGAATAATACTCTgttttgatttgatatttaGCTGGAACCCGGACAGATGCATCCTCTGCTTGAAGAACAGTGACCCAAAAACGTCTGAAAGGGAAGCCAGCAACAGGAAGACGTTGTGCTTTTCAAGGGTTGTCAACAATCTTtaactgtaacattattgacaACAATGTACTGCCTCGGATACATACATGATTTTATAATACGGTTGCCAGTGACCATTATGAATAGCATAGTAAACCTCCACTTTTGTCCTTTAAACCCAATTCAGTACCCAGAGCCTTTAACCACTCATAACAAGAGATTCTCCCCAAAAAGTTTACACAAAACATGTTTGCTCACTGTTAAAACTTGAAATGACAGCTTTATGCGTGCACTGATATGGAGCGCTCAGGTCACTGGACACGGTACTGTACATGGGTCAATAATGTACaccctgtgactcactctcaaccaatcagaatgctggatttcacCTACCCGTATTATAACATACTACGAGTGTTATTCGTTTACTGGATCATATTCTGCAGCACTCCTTATTTGTGTTGTGCATTCATGTCACATGTTACTGTTACCAAGATTGTGTTAGTAGCTGAAACCTCTGCTACAGATCTTTTAATCACATCCATTACAATCAGAAATAAGGCACGATACACAGTTTTCTGCAGACATGTATATAAATGACTGGATATGCCAATCCGGATTCATCCACCGCACAAAGAATTCACATGTGGCCTTTTATCAGAGTCATATTTGGTGAGATCTTCTGTTATTTCCCTCAGCAATATTTCATCTCAGCATTTACCAGTCTCAGCCTTTATGCTAATCACACAGCCAATAATGAGCAAACAGGAAAACTCACATTTCTTCTAGCGCACTTTTAAGGACCAAACCAGGCCACATTTTCGGTACTAAGAAAAACTACCATTTGGAAGCCAGAGTTTTTAGTTTATATTATTTATCGTGCATCCATCCTCACCCTTGTCTGCCCCGACATATTGAAGGAAAAGCTATTAATGTTTTCATATAGATATTGTAGTATAGTGTAGCCACCAAACCACGGCACATTTTTGGCATTAAGAAAAAGGACCAAAACCAAGTTTTTGTTTATATTATGTATTGTGCGTCTATCTTCACCATTGTCTGCCACGGTGTTGTGAATCTGTTGTGCCATATTTGCTTTTTATATTGTGAACccttcaataaaataaaaccgtatGGTGTTGTACCAAACCAAAGGGTTTAAActttcttttacatttatttatccatATTCTATTCTGAATAAAATATAAGTTCATGAAATTTGTAAATGATTGCATTCCTTTTTATTCACAATTTGTACAGTCTCCCAACTTTTTTGGAATGGGGTTTGTATCTTGTGTGCATCTCCACTTTGCTGCCGCAATCCGGTAAATTTCCCCACTCCGGGACTAATAAAGTAATATCTTAACAGAACTATTCTGATTGTTATACCATTGGGATCATCATTTTCTGCCATATGTCTATGGGTGCTGCACTGTAGGATTTTAGTAGACCACTGAATTGCCTGTTAATCTTTGCATGCAGGTTTTTGGCCGTAATAAACTATGTTCCATCCACAGAACGTAAATACGCACGTATGCACAGTTGCAGACACGGATGCTTTCTCTAACTGATGAAGCAAAATggttttcatacatttttcatgGACCCTTTTAATTGTCAATTCAGAGGTTgaacgtaaaaaaaacaaacttcaccAAATTAAATTACAACAATGCCACAGGAATTTCACACCTTTGAACTTGGACGGCGCCCCGTCCGACCTGACTTGCGTGCGTGCACGTTCAGGATTCAAATACCCGTGCGCGTGGCCGACAGCCCGAACGCCTGTCACGAGCAGCAAGTAGTTTGATTTTCTTGTTGGCGGATTTTCAATAGCAGGTGAGTTCTATTTTACCACACGTTTCAGCGGCGCATTAATGCAAAATATGATACGTCACCTTTACATACCGCTTACAGTTTTCCATTTAATACGCCGATTTGTTGGTTACCGTTTTGGGCGGCTAGCTGGCAAGGTTAGTTTGAATGAAGCTAttgctgctagctagctagggggctagctagctggctagctaatGCCCGCCGAGAAGTTAACGTTACGTCCCTGCTGTGAACCGCCTTCAATGTCGGATTTATTTTACTTATATATGAAATAAAGTTTCTTCTTATGACGAGTTCTTATGACGAACTTAAATATGAAGTTGAAGATACAGCGACATTTGCAAATTACCAACCTCACTAGTTGAAACTTTGGGCTTTATTCCATACGAATTGAGACAAGGTTTCCCTCAATTTATCATAGGAAAAGTGCAAATTGTTAATGACATTAGCTGCTAACATCAGTAATATAGCTAACTTCAGTTAGCATTGTAGCACTTGACATTAATGAAAGCTTATGCTATTTCCAGCCGATATTTTGAAACTCTTAACTATGCCAAATTATATTAATCAAAGCCTGTCTTTTACAATgccaaatgaataataaatagatACACCACATATTCGTGCCCTTTGTGTTACCCGAACCAAATTTGGTCTGGTAACtatttgcttttttgtttaCGTTTAAATCGTGTAGTGTTTCGATCGGTGGTAGTTGAGCTAATCCTGACCGCAGACCTTTAGAAGAATTCAGCTGTGTGTGAAGTTATTACGGATTTAGTCTTAAATGGATTCAAGGTTAGGTTTTTAGAGACTTATTGCTTCTTTTTATGTAGGTTGAggaatacatacatacatacatggatgaatatatttgtttaatactCAATCACGGGCTAATATTGAGGtaaaatatttgaattcatgattcaaattaagttttgttTTACTCTTGATTTAACATTCATTAGTATTCAAATGTTTGCCTAAATGATGATCTGAAGGTAGTTAACTGACAAcctgtttcttcttttcaacaGACATGGATAAAATACCAGCATTGGCCACTGACCTTTCCAATAGGTTTGATCGACCAAAGCCCCTGAAACCCCTGTCCATATATTCCAGGATGGTCATGTGTAAGCAGGAGGCCAGTCTGAGACAGAGAAAGTTGTCAGATCCTTTTATAAATTATACAGTTGAAGTGGTAAACAAAAAACGAAAATCACAGAATTTGAGTTTTAATGATGGCTATGAGACGCCAGTGAAAAACCTCTGTAGTCCGAAGGACTTGTCCCCAGACCTTGGGTGTTTCATGGACTACAACAGCCCTCCTGCAACAGGTGACTCTGTGTCACCGTTAGCCGTCTCCTTGCCTGCTTCGTTAAATGTGCCACAAACTATTAAGATTGAGATTAAAGAACGTGCATGTTCCCAGCTACCCTCGCCGCCTTTGGAGTGTGGGTCCTCCACAGGGCGAGGGCTTGATGGGGGATCTGTACCACACAGTTTGAGGTGTGACAACGTCCCCTTAAATCTCGCATCTGCTTTCGACTGTGATAGTGAAGACCTCTTGTGTCTCGACGGCCGCGTAGACCGCCGCGAAAGTCAGACGAGCGACGCATTTCAAAACCGCGTGTCTCGTGTTGTAAGTGTGCCGGTGATGGAGGCTCAAAACCTTCATGTGGAGACTTTGGAAGGTGATGCTGAGGAGTCATGGAATATTGGCCGCCCCCTATTCGAGTCGTCCATCCAAGCGATGCTGGGTGGAGAGGAAGACACTTTAGACACAAGTTACGAGACTACGTTACCCCTCCAAGTTAAGGTAAGCCCACGTGCAACAGATTCATGTCtttatatttatcttttattttactgaGCTCGCTTGGTACAAATCCCAGTGTGCGCACAGCATGTTAACGCGCACAGCGCGTGCACTTTTTCAAGGTGAAATCAGTGGTCGTGGCTCCCGTTCAGCAGACCTCCAGCAGTAAAACAGCAGCCCCTCCTCTGCAAGAGCGGAGCGCTCAGCCCGACGAGCCCGGCCCACGTGAGAGCAGACGCTTCCAGACTGCCCGGTCCGACGGCGCCGCTGGGAGCAAAAGGTACTGTAGTGGCGTCTGTCACTAGGGGGCGCTGCATGACCACGTCTAACACAATGTGGATGTTCAGGCTGTAGCTTGATTTGTAAGGACAACTATGTCTACAGCTGATAATAGTTACGCCATCTGCCTTTTCCGCGTCTACGTGTCAGTATTTGTGCATTGTTTTGTGTTCACTACAGTCCGTGTTTTGTCTCTGAACCGAGAAATGCTGTGTGTGGCTGAATTTGTCTCTTTCAGGCCGGCGATCTTTGACCGAGAGAGGGACTTGGAGCATCAGAAGAATCTGTATGTCCATTCCGTCACCAGACACATGAAAGAGCATCAAGGGTCAAATAAAGGTACGAAGACTTGTATTGGATTTTTTTATATAGCGATGCTGTAATGCACTTTCAAAGCTTTAATGTGAGTTAAATGTAGATAAAAATAAACACTGTGTGGATGAAACGCCCATCTATGTGTTCTGAAGTCATGACTGAGCTGGTGAACCTGATGAACCATGTAGCCGACCAGAGACCAGGCACTTGTGGAAGACCGTGGCAGCATCCCTCTGACCTCACACGCCGGTACGTCCTACATCGTTTCCTTGTAGTTCTGAAGAGGTGTGGATGTTAAAGTAGTCCTAAGGCACACCTGTTTTATCCAACGTCAACCATGTGGCTCTGGATTTGTGCTTGTAGGAACTACCAGAGACGGTTTGGCAACGTGATTCCAAAAATGACCCTCCTTGAGTGGTACTCCCAGAAGAATCCACAAAACAAGCGCTTTGCAAAGATCCCAACATTTTTTCAGAGGAGCCCGTTTCCCTAAATAGGGAGTGGACTGTCTTGAAAACCGATGGCACTAAAGATCATTAAAACATATCTAATTTGTGTAGCAGCTACCTCCTGTCAGTGTTTGCTCGCTCCTCCTTTCTTTGGTTGAATCTGCTTTGTGGGTCTTTTGTTTGTCACTATCTTGTTTGAACTATGCTGTCATGTATAAGCAAATTAATGcatgtttttgatgtttttgcGATTATGCCTGGGGAAAAAGCAAGGGTTTAAAAGCATGTTGAATGCCTTGCATTTTTACTCAATTTGAAAATATGCATGttttaatatgtatttaaaagtgttttgtaatactgtttgaaatgttcgctgctttttttttgctagTTCAAATGTATTCCATCCATGTTTCCAGTCTGTTTTGATTAGAACCGTCCATGTGTGCACGGTCAGGTTTATTATTTGTTCTTATTGTGCCCCCCACATTAGCACAGTGTTGATTGAAAGTGATTCTTTAAAAAGAAGGTAAATTCATCTTTTAACTAACCTAACTAATTTGATAGTCCACAAACCTCTGAACACTTAGTAACTTGTATAATGTTTTAATAAACTGTTGAGGTCAGTGATTTACAACAAACCAGAAACCCCTTGAGCTCTTTTAAAACTGCACTTCTGAGAGCCACAGAAACTATTCCCTCCTCTTTGTGAGGTCGGTAGACGTTTCCGATCGTTTGAAAACCTGAGCAAGAAGCTTAACGTGACCTTATGCTGTCAAATGTTTGTAGTTGTTGATGTGAATTAATTTTGTCTGCACTGAAGTTGAAACCTGAAAATataattctaaaaaaaaatgtttgtgtggtGGAGTGTATTATTCCCACAATAAAGCTGTGTTCAACACCCTCGTTCTGAGTGCAGCACCCAGGTACAGGCAGACAGggggggcccccgggggaccCAAATACAGAGAACTAATCCTCACGGGTCCCATTGGTTGAATAATGCAGGCTGTGAAACTCCGGAAAGGCCGAGGAGTGACCTGTCAGCCTGAAGGGCAGCAgcgaccccctcctcccccctcaacaGCATCCAACAATGTTTTGCCCTTCCATCGTGAGCGGGGGCGCGGCTCATCGAGATGGAGGTCGTGTCTTCCCGCTCAGGAGTCCCACTGCCTCTTTCCGACGTGCTCAGCCAAGCAATCGAGTCCATTATTGGCACGTCGATGAATAGATGCACATAATCTGATGAGGGATTTAAGTACAAGCTGCTGACATGACCGTAAATGTAAGTTTCAATTACCCCCGATTATTGTGTTTGCACAGTCCGTTCCTCCCCAGTACAAGGACTTTGTAGGTATGTGCTTTTCTTTTGATGGAGAAGACTCTTGACAGTCTGAGGTCCACATGTATTATTCACTCTCTTCAAAAAAATATGTCCCCACCCTGACCTGTTGGGCAATCTCATGCTTTAGTTAACATAGACTAGTGGAAAATATTccgatgttttattttattgaagcaTACACAAGTAAACACACCATACTCTTCGTAATGTGAAGTTTCGTAACCTTGTGCATAATAATTGAACCATGCTAGCCCTCATTAAGCAGAGACCTGCGCACACTTCATGCATATAAACATGAGGTCATCTTCCCACGCCGGCCTTCTTTGTGGATCTCATTCCCACATTTCAAGAAGCCAACATAAAAGGTTTCAGCTTCCAGCCGTCTTTAGGAGTCTGATACAAAATATATGCAGTGTTAAATTGTCTCTGACGTGAGAACACGTCACGCTGAAAGTCCCCAGCGGGCCGCCGGCCTCCAAAGGCCCCAGTGGAATGTTGAATTCTTACTGTGTGGTCGACCGGCGAATTCTTCTGCAGGGAGCGGCTCCATGTCCTCACACCTTTACCTACTTTAGTCCGTTTATCCACCAGGCGAGTGTGAAATGTGCAGACACTTGATAAGATGACCCACATTGATTTTCAACTTtcaacaatcttttttttttttttgtccagtgATGTGCTGACAACCGGGTGATGAAACGCGGGACGTCTCCGgcgctctctccccctccctccctctcctcaggGTGACGCAACGTAGTAGAAATAGAACAGTAGAGGAGCGCTATGAAACGAAAGGACTTTAACAGCAGTGTGTTAACAAAGACAGGTGGCCTACATTCCCAACAACAACAGTAGAACCCTTTTACATTTGGATTCTATACATTTCCCACATTAGTCATACTCCGTGAAAGGCTCTTGAAGCCACCAAAAGAAGaatttgaatataaaatgtatttacacaccAATGGCCAGATAGTCAAACTTAAATCAGGTCGTCCACAGGTCGTCCGTGTTCTCTCCTTTTACTTTGCACACATATTTGACAACATGACAGAATGgtaaattataatatataatagttTTTAAGGCAGTACTTCTAAGTTTGAATCAGCCCTCAAACACGTCATCTGCTTTCACCAAACAGTTTTGCTCGTGGAATACAGGGAACAGTCTGACTGATTTGTGGAAAAAGTCTCAGCAGAAGCCCTTCTGTCTCTCGGTTCATGACGTCATGAGGAGGCGTCTGGGTGGAACGTCCTTTTTTTCGGATCATGCCCTCCATCAGTTTGTCCAAGAGACTTTCAAAGACTGCTTTGAACAGTTCAGTCCCCTGCAGACGAGGTTCCGGGTGCATCCGCTCGTGTCCGTCTGAGCATAGCGTGTTGGGAGGTCGAGCTGTTGACGAAACAGGCTGCCGAGTTTGAGTCCTTGCTTCCTGTTATTGCTGTAAGAGGCCAGTTCTCCACCCACAGTCATAGAgtccatacccccccccccccccccccccgctatcTTAAAGTCCACTCACTTGTCACATTACGCTTCAAAACACCCTCAAAGAGAAAGACGCGAGGAAATACTAAAGGGCCGACGTGGAATGTAACAGTTCACAAATCTATAATAAGAGCATGAGAGAAGAGGGCCGAAGCAGACGGGACCAAGACGATCGTCCCCGTGTGGACGTGCCTTTTATTACGCGCTGCGTCCTTTCTGACTGGGTGAGTCAGCTCTGGCGTCATCGCTGCACATTCTGTGAAATGGCTCCCGAAAATGAGCCAGGTGGCGTCTGGGTtgtcagaggagggggggggggatcggagCGCTAGGATTAAATCATTTCCCACGGGAGTACCTgcctgaagggaggagggggtttgaaaaaggaaaaaaaaaagatgaataccATAATAAACCACAGGACTGCTGCggcaatttattttaaatgaagaaaaattcAATAATACACTTGAGTGATCTAGAGTGTTTATTCCTGAAAGCGTAGAAAACAGAATATAATGTCGGTGGGAAATAAGGTGAGGGAAGATTAGATTGAAGTACAGGGAACACATTTCGACAAAGCGGGTGCAGCTCAGAGCCACCCGGTGACGGGACATGTCTGTGGTTGTGTTGATAGTGTGCGGAAAGAAGGTGAGAAGAGCGAggtgacgggggagggggggggaggggagggagaggatgaaAAGGCCTCTGCCTCAGTCCGTAGGCTTTGGTCCCATTGGGGTTGGTTCCTGTCTGCAGCCTCCGCGCCTCTCTGgagcctgacctctgacctcacggAGCCCGGCACGCCCTCTGAAACCTCTCGCCCCCACGGACGGCCCCCAGCCGGGTCGCCCCGGATCCCGCCGGGGTCACGCAGCCTCGGCGGCGGGCCCTGCGGCAAAGCCgcggaggcggcggggggggggcaggagtccCGGGGGGGgcttcaaaaagggggaggtgggaggggggcccGCTTTGTTTGGCTAAAGAGAAGGCGTTCTGGCAGTCACACCTCAATGATGTTGACGGATGgcatcctgttgttgttgttgttgttcttggggaactgtgggaggagaggagaggaagatgacAGGTCTGAGGGAGGCCGGACGACTCGCGGGAACCAAACGATGAGCGAGGATGCCGCCGCACCGAGACGGATACAGATAcagatacattttacattttcagataCGTTTATCTGAATTGGAATGGAAAATAAATCCATTAGTGGCCCGGGATCATTCACCTGCCCGCCGttgctgtgggggggggagaggtgggtTATACCTTACTGCGCAACAGCCCCCCCGTCGGATGCTCAGGAGTGCTGCACTCGGAGGAGTTTTTGGCTttgtccttgttgttgttgggctCGTTGTCTTTGATTATGTCGTACTGGCGACAGAAGAGAGCGATCACAcctgggaggggggagagggggcgggggggaggcgtGACATAAACACTCCTGTTTCTCGTATATTCTGGTACTTTTGACACTTGGTGTGATGCTTGATGAGCGGTTTGGTCCTCACCTGCCCACATGATGAGCACCACCACGATGATGATGAGCTCCCCCGCCCTCAGCTGGGTGGTCTGGCCCACTTCTTCCATCGTCACCTCGTCTGGGGGAGTCAAGGGGGCGACAGGTTTAACTTAATGCTGTTGAGAGCGGATTATGATTTGAACTAAGAATTGGTCCTATTCTGTATTGTGGTTGTAACACGGTGGAGAAACCAGCGTCATCATCTATCGTTGGATGATCTGCTCCCGTCACGCGGGATGTTCATTCATCGGTGTCCATAATTAACAGCGACATGTCACATTAAATTGTCTCTTGGTGTTGCCAACATGACCTGAAGTTTGGATAATTCTCCTTATTCAGTGGCAGCCCGCTATATTCTGCATCCAGTTGCCAACGTTTCCCCGTCTTGAGGCAAGTCTCGTTCTGCAACAAGGAGGCAATCGGCTCTAAACAGCAAAGTGATTCCAACCTATCAGCAGAAATGGTTTCCCATGTAATTGTGATTCTAACTGAGCCTAATAAATTAATTTCCCCAGCTCGCTCTATCACAGAGTGAGGCACGCAGGGCCCGTGAGCGGACGTACTCTTTTTTTGGAAACAGTTAGAGGTCTACTTCATTACGCTTAAGAGCGTGAACTCCCTCACACGGCCCTTCAGGGCTGGTGTTTCCGTTCCACAGCTGGCTCATTCCCTGAATGCTCAGATCTCAGTTTAGACAGTAGACATCCATGAGGAAGATGGCCTCTCTCATGCCAGCTGGTCTTCACCTGTCGCTGCCATGTGTTAAAATGCAGGGAGCAGGAGCACGCGGGGGGAGGTGCAGGTTTGAAAGTGATGATCTTCGAAAGACAGACTTTAGACAGCCGGGCATCTTGATGTGAATAAACACAGGCAGACCATCCAGATGTGAGCGCTTAGGAGGACGGGTTCTGTGAGGGCCCCTCGAAGTCAGAAGATCACACAGAGGCAGAAGATGAAGGGAACGGACGAGGCTTCATCCAGGACGCTGGAGGACCTTCGCACTACAGCGCGATGCCGAGATCAAGGGACGGGGCAGGGACGACTGAGGGGTGTCCTCGCCGGAGGACTTACTTATTTGGACTCATGCGTTTCTTTTAGTACTCACTGTTCAAAGGAGGATTTTTCTATGTTTTACAGGATAGAATTTATATTATTCTCCTATCTGGCGGCCAACGTTTGAATTTTAAGAGGAAAAACGGCGTCCCAGTGTGGCAGGAACTCCTCGCTCCAGTAGAATTTAGCAACAAGCCTTTCTGCGGATCGATCGGCCTCCGCGGGTGTCTGCGGTCTTCATGCCGAGCTCGGCTACACATGTCCTGACTGAACACGGATTGCTCACTCGAGAAATGAATAGCGCTTTTCTTTTGATGTATTGTGTTGCATCCCTCCTGGTCGCTCATGTGGCTGTTTTTACTTCAGTGGCcacaaagagaaatgaaaaagtggTTTTGTTCCCCCTATTGGATGCAACAGAAGGATGCTGTTGGAAGATATCTCATAGTATTTTACTGCAGCCCTGTTTTGAGAATAAACTCTTATCTTATTCTAGAGACGTTCGCCTTTTTTCTAgctattttttctgtttttgacaaATGTTGTGCACCAATATAATCCTTTCTAATGACCAATTAAACACTTTTCTTTATCAATGTGCAGAATGATGAGCAGGTGGTTTCATTTGTCCCgactaaaaagaaaatcatccgTGTTCAAAGTTAGATTTGAACACATCCTTCGCCTCGACGAACATATATGCAGATCTAAGATGTGAAGTGGTTGTTGGAGCGAGTGATGGTGA belongs to Gasterosteus aculeatus chromosome 15, fGasAcu3.hap1.1, whole genome shotgun sequence and includes:
- the kop gene encoding S100P-binding protein → MDKIPALATDLSNRFDRPKPLKPLSIYSRMVMCKQEASLRQRKLSDPFINYTVEVVNKKRKSQNLSFNDGYETPVKNLCSPKDLSPDLGCFMDYNSPPATGDSVSPLAVSLPASLNVPQTIKIEIKERACSQLPSPPLECGSSTGRGLDGGSVPHSLRCDNVPLNLASAFDCDSEDLLCLDGRVDRRESQTSDAFQNRVSRVVSVPVMEAQNLHVETLEGDAEESWNIGRPLFESSIQAMLGGEEDTLDTSYETTLPLQVKVKSVVVAPVQQTSSSKTAAPPLQERSAQPDEPGPRESRRFQTARSDGAAGSKRPAIFDRERDLEHQKNLYVHSVTRHMKEHQGSNKVMTELVNLMNHVADQRPGTCGRPWQHPSDLTRRNYQRRFGNVIPKMTLLEWYSQKNPQNKRFAKIPTFFQRSPFP